One genomic region from Spirulina subsalsa PCC 9445 encodes:
- a CDS encoding response regulator, whose translation MSRIRVALVEDHDLTRVGLKTAFLRESGIEYVGEATNGTDGLKLLQTQRPDVGIVDIGLPGIDGIELTRRFKSLAVDKTATKILILTLQDQEEAVMAAFGAGADSYCMKDIKFDLLMEAIRATHQGNAWIDPAIAQIVLSQAKASTTPPSNDPPNYGLTERELEVLQLIVNGYSNADIAQDLYITVGTVKTHVRNILNKLCADDRTQAAVRALRSGLVC comes from the coding sequence ATGAGTCGTATTCGGGTTGCCCTTGTCGAAGACCATGATTTAACTCGGGTCGGACTGAAAACCGCCTTTCTCCGTGAGAGTGGGATTGAATATGTCGGAGAAGCAACCAACGGGACAGATGGCTTGAAGTTGCTGCAAACTCAACGGCCGGATGTGGGTATTGTAGATATTGGTCTGCCGGGTATTGATGGGATTGAATTGACTCGTCGCTTCAAGTCTTTAGCGGTGGATAAAACCGCCACCAAAATCCTCATTTTGACCCTACAAGACCAAGAAGAGGCCGTCATGGCGGCTTTTGGGGCTGGGGCAGATTCTTACTGTATGAAAGACATTAAATTTGACCTGCTGATGGAGGCGATTCGGGCAACTCATCAAGGGAACGCTTGGATTGATCCGGCGATCGCGCAAATAGTCCTCAGTCAAGCCAAAGCCAGCACCACCCCCCCCAGTAACGATCCCCCCAACTACGGCCTAACAGAACGAGAACTCGAAGTTCTACAACTCATCGTCAACGGCTACAGCAACGCCGACATCGCCCAAGACCTTTACATCACCGTTGGCACCGTAAAAACCCATGTGCGCAACATCTTAAACAAACTCTGCGCCGACGACCGAACCCAAGCCGCCGTCCGCGCCCTTCGTTCCGGTCTAGTTTGCTAA
- a CDS encoding helix-turn-helix domain-containing protein yields the protein MLNLTYNYKIIPTKEQTEKIELNLTVCQSVWNYALAQRKLWYNSRSCQVNACSIRSEYIVAPFEYPNYPTQSANLTQAKKTNDFLKSGNAQAMQQTLRKLERAFNDMKSKGLGFPRFKRNMKFLDKARRKIKLLQRRLKNKDKGSNKWQKLQHRIALLHEAVANRRKDYYFKLAHQLCDGVSSKTAWINCGRCARGQTAQ from the coding sequence ATGCTTAACCTTACTTACAACTATAAGATAATTCCAACCAAAGAGCAGACAGAGAAGATCGAATTAAATTTAACTGTCTGCCAATCTGTTTGGAACTATGCTTTGGCCCAAAGAAAGCTTTGGTATAACAGTCGTAGTTGTCAGGTTAACGCTTGCTCTATTCGTTCTGAATATATTGTTGCTCCCTTTGAATATCCTAACTACCCTACTCAATCTGCCAATCTAACCCAAGCTAAAAAGACTAACGATTTCCTGAAGTCTGGTAATGCCCAAGCGATGCAGCAAACATTGCGGAAATTGGAGCGGGCGTTTAACGACATGAAAAGCAAGGGACTAGGTTTTCCTCGCTTCAAGAGGAACATGAAGTTTTTAGATAAAGCACGGCGTAAGATTAAATTACTACAAAGAAGGCTTAAAAATAAAGACAAAGGGTCTAATAAATGGCAGAAACTACAGCATCGGATCGCTCTATTACATGAAGCCGTAGCCAACAGAAGAAAGGATTACTATTTCAAGTTAGCCCATCAACTCTGTGATGGAGTCAGTAGTAAAACAGCGTGGATTAACTGCGGTCGGTGCGCCCGTGGTCAAACAGCCCAGTAA
- a CDS encoding NADPH-dependent FMN reductase, translating to MVKIVGISGSLRPDSYSALALKQAAQRIEALGAEMNLLDIRQLNLPFCNGGEDYPDYPDVTRLRQAFEEADGIILATPEYHGSVSGVLKNVLDLMSFEHLAGKVTGVISVLGGQANSNALNDVRVIMRWVHAWVIPEQIAIGQAWQVFSPEGKLLDEKLAQRFDQFAQSLVEHSEKLKA from the coding sequence ATGGTCAAAATTGTTGGTATTAGTGGCAGTTTACGCCCAGACTCCTATAGTGCCTTAGCCTTAAAGCAAGCTGCACAGCGAATTGAGGCACTCGGTGCCGAGATGAACCTTTTAGACATCCGCCAGTTAAATCTCCCCTTTTGTAATGGCGGAGAAGACTATCCCGACTATCCCGATGTCACCCGCTTAAGACAAGCCTTTGAGGAAGCCGATGGGATAATTTTAGCCACCCCGGAATATCATGGCAGCGTGAGTGGTGTCCTCAAAAACGTCTTAGATTTGATGAGTTTTGAGCATTTAGCCGGGAAAGTAACCGGAGTGATTAGTGTTTTAGGCGGACAAGCGAACAGTAACGCCTTAAACGATGTGCGGGTGATCATGCGCTGGGTTCATGCTTGGGTGATTCCTGAACAAATTGCCATCGGTCAAGCTTGGCAAGTCTTCAGTCCCGAAGGCAAACTATTAGACGAGAAATTGGCTCAACGTTTTGATCAATTTGCCCAGAGTTTAGTCGAACATAGCGAGAAATTGAAGGCCTAA
- a CDS encoding type IV pilin-like G/H family protein, translating into MNRNWKTRFLGQCAHQGQGSAGFTLIELLVVVIIIGILASIAYPSMLGQANKAKQAEAKMNIGAINRGQQMYFVASGIYASRLSELGMGIQAQTENYRYAIASKDGGESVANWAAPRKPTLRAYIGLAGTGLIDADWGEVLTITTVCESNKPIIPTDAELQNTAPNGGGVNIGCNQPPFNNYRGGFSSL; encoded by the coding sequence ATGAATAGGAATTGGAAAACCCGCTTTCTCGGTCAGTGTGCGCACCAAGGACAAGGTTCAGCCGGATTTACGCTGATTGAATTATTGGTGGTGGTGATTATTATTGGTATTTTGGCATCGATTGCTTATCCTTCGATGTTGGGACAGGCGAATAAGGCGAAACAGGCTGAGGCGAAAATGAATATTGGGGCGATTAATCGGGGGCAACAGATGTATTTTGTGGCGTCTGGGATTTATGCGAGTCGCTTAAGTGAATTGGGGATGGGGATTCAAGCGCAGACGGAGAATTATCGTTATGCGATCGCCTCTAAAGATGGGGGCGAAAGTGTCGCCAACTGGGCAGCCCCTAGAAAGCCCACATTACGGGCTTATATTGGTCTAGCAGGCACGGGTTTAATTGATGCGGACTGGGGGGAAGTTCTCACCATTACGACGGTTTGTGAGTCCAATAAACCTATCATTCCCACAGATGCGGAATTGCAAAATACAGCCCCTAATGGCGGTGGGGTCAATATTGGCTGCAATCAACCCCCGTTTAATAATTATCGTGGAGGGTTTAGTTCTTTGTAG
- a CDS encoding aldo/keto reductase has translation MNEQQRLTLPVMGCGTWAWGNRLLWDYDPSMDEELQRVFNLCVSRGVTLFDTGDSYGTGKLKGQSEKLLGRFAQAYQGVNQEKIRIATKLAAYPWRWTRGAMVGAGKASAQRLGRPVDLVQMHWSTANYAPWQEWALLDGLGDLYEQGVVQGVGLSNYGPKRLGKVHKRFQERGIPITSLQVQYSLLSTYPVTTLDLKAVCDELGIQLIAYSPLGLGLLTGKYKLGGQLPSGLRGFLCRQLLPGIQPLLDTLGAIAQQREKTMAQVALNWCICQGTIPIPGAKTVQQAEENLGALGWFLDGGEQEELNRTVARLDKQMVQNIFQTR, from the coding sequence ATGAACGAGCAACAAAGACTAACTCTTCCCGTAATGGGGTGTGGAACTTGGGCTTGGGGGAATCGTCTCCTCTGGGACTATGATCCGAGTATGGATGAAGAACTGCAACGGGTGTTTAACTTGTGTGTGAGTCGGGGTGTCACCTTGTTTGACACGGGGGACTCTTACGGCACAGGGAAACTCAAGGGACAGAGTGAGAAACTCCTCGGACGCTTTGCCCAAGCCTATCAAGGGGTGAATCAGGAGAAAATCCGTATTGCGACCAAATTGGCGGCCTATCCTTGGCGTTGGACACGGGGGGCAATGGTGGGCGCTGGGAAGGCTTCGGCGCAACGTTTGGGTCGTCCGGTGGATTTGGTGCAGATGCACTGGTCTACGGCCAATTATGCCCCGTGGCAGGAGTGGGCGTTATTGGACGGTTTGGGGGACTTGTACGAACAGGGAGTCGTGCAGGGGGTGGGATTGTCTAATTATGGTCCCAAACGCCTGGGCAAGGTGCATAAACGCTTTCAGGAGCGGGGTATTCCCATCACGAGTTTACAGGTGCAGTATTCTCTACTCTCAACTTATCCGGTGACGACGTTGGATTTAAAGGCGGTGTGTGATGAGTTGGGGATTCAATTGATTGCCTATAGTCCTTTGGGGTTGGGTTTGTTGACGGGGAAATATAAACTGGGGGGACAGTTGCCGTCGGGTTTACGGGGGTTTCTCTGTCGGCAATTATTACCGGGGATTCAACCCTTGTTAGATACATTAGGAGCGATCGCACAACAGCGAGAGAAAACGATGGCACAAGTCGCCCTCAATTGGTGCATCTGCCAAGGGACTATCCCCATTCCGGGGGCTAAAACCGTCCAACAAGCGGAGGAAAATTTAGGGGCGCTAGGATGGTTTTTAGATGGGGGGGAACAGGAGGAATTAAATCGCACGGTAGCCCGTTTAGATAAACAAATGGTGCAGAATATTTTCCAGACTCGGTGA
- the rdgB gene encoding RdgB/HAM1 family non-canonical purine NTP pyrophosphatase, with translation MKKLIVATSNPGKLRELQKYLQGEEWELALKPEELDIEETGTTFAENAALKASQVAQALGEWAIADDSGLAVDALDGAPGVYSARYGQTDSERIERLLNALENNPQRKAQFICAIALARPNGAIALTVEASCAGEIALTARGENGFGYDPIFYVPALGLTFAEMSPETKQSISHRGKAIQLFLQKLGDSGIRNR, from the coding sequence ATGAAAAAATTAATTGTCGCCACCAGTAACCCCGGCAAACTGCGGGAACTGCAAAAATACTTACAAGGGGAGGAGTGGGAATTAGCCCTGAAACCGGAGGAGTTAGACATTGAGGAAACCGGAACTACCTTTGCGGAGAATGCCGCGTTAAAGGCTTCCCAAGTTGCCCAGGCCTTGGGGGAATGGGCGATCGCGGATGATTCAGGATTAGCCGTAGATGCCCTTGATGGCGCGCCCGGGGTCTATTCTGCTCGTTATGGTCAAACGGACTCAGAACGGATAGAACGGCTGTTAAATGCCCTAGAAAATAACCCTCAGCGCAAGGCTCAATTTATTTGCGCGATCGCCCTTGCTCGTCCCAATGGTGCGATCGCCCTCACCGTCGAGGCCAGTTGTGCGGGGGAAATTGCCCTCACTGCGAGAGGAGAAAACGGCTTTGGCTATGATCCCATTTTCTATGTTCCCGCCCTCGGTCTAACTTTTGCCGAAATGTCCCCAGAGACAAAACAAAGTATTAGTCATCGTGGCAAGGCTATTCAGTTATTTTTGCAGAAACTGGGAGATTCAGGAATCAGGAATAGATAG
- the cbiQ gene encoding cobalt ECF transporter T component CbiQ → MSLHLAQFAYTNRLRRLPPEHKLGFAIALFILGYMAPPPLQWLITLWVGVWIVVYGGMPLPLYGKLLSLPLGFALLSLPPLVLSGVSLSQIGEIQEDIWQGFALGGFYLYISQQGVQQAGEILSRAIALTSCLYFILLTIPLIELLRLLQNLKCPPLILDLLLLMYRFIFLLMDTANALFLAQNARFGYRSFNTSLRSLGLLITQLLHRTLENYRASVLGLQSRGFNGEFRVLHQRRYSPSLRYSIEAILGLILIILATLKQ, encoded by the coding sequence ATGTCTTTGCATTTAGCGCAATTCGCCTATACCAACCGTTTACGACGTTTACCCCCAGAACATAAGTTAGGGTTTGCGATCGCCCTTTTTATCCTAGGCTACATGGCACCGCCCCCCCTCCAGTGGTTGATTACCCTTTGGGTGGGGGTGTGGATTGTGGTTTATGGGGGAATGCCCCTGCCCCTCTACGGAAAATTATTAAGTCTTCCCCTAGGATTCGCGCTGTTGAGTTTACCCCCCTTAGTCCTCAGTGGGGTGTCTCTCTCCCAAATCGGGGAGATACAGGAGGACATCTGGCAAGGGTTTGCTTTGGGGGGATTTTACCTCTACATCAGCCAACAGGGAGTCCAACAGGCCGGGGAAATTCTCAGTCGTGCGATCGCCCTCACCTCCTGTTTATACTTTATCCTCCTCACCATCCCCCTGATTGAACTTCTCCGCCTTTTACAAAACCTAAAATGTCCTCCCTTAATCCTTGACTTATTGCTGTTAATGTATCGCTTTATTTTTCTTTTAATGGACACAGCCAATGCGCTATTTTTAGCACAAAATGCCCGCTTTGGCTACCGTTCTTTTAACACCAGTTTACGCAGTTTAGGATTATTAATAACTCAACTGTTACACCGCACCTTAGAAAACTATCGCGCCTCCGTATTAGGCTTACAATCCCGAGGATTTAACGGGGAATTTCGGGTTCTACACCAGCGCCGATATTCCCCCAGTTTACGGTATAGTATTGAGGCCATACTAGGTCTAATTTTAATCATCCTAGCCACCCTGAAGCAGTAA
- a CDS encoding CoA-acylating methylmalonate-semialdehyde dehydrogenase: MATATPLLNYINGQWYPSESNDILEVRNPATTELLNYVPLGTVGDVHRATEAAASAFVTWRRVPATERIQYLFKLKILLETHLDELCRLITLECGKTLAESRGEWQRAIENVEVACGIPLLMQGYNSEDIARGIDEIMIRQPLGVTAIIAPFNFPGMIPFWFLPYAIACGNTVVIKPSEKVPLTMQRTLELIAQTGLPAGVVNLVNGAKTVVDAILEHPTIRAISFVGSSPVAKYVYGKAATHGKRVQCQGGAKNPIIIFPDADPNLTPKIAADSAFGCAGQRCLAASLAVTVGEARDWFIEAMTEVAQTRIVGDGLNPEVQMGPVITPQSQARIEQLIEQGISEGATPLVDGRGTTIAGYEQGNFIRPTLLNHLPPDSTLAQTEIFGPVLGIVQVDRLETALEWVNRGQWGNMACIFTQSGAIARQFRYEAEAGNIGINIGVAAPMAFFPFSGQKESFFGDLHGQGKHAVEFFTQTKVVVERWFEDWSRLF; encoded by the coding sequence ATGGCTACAGCGACTCCCCTCCTAAACTACATCAATGGTCAGTGGTACCCCTCCGAGAGTAACGACATCCTAGAGGTTCGGAATCCTGCGACGACAGAGTTATTGAATTATGTTCCCCTCGGCACCGTGGGAGATGTTCACCGGGCGACAGAAGCGGCCGCGAGTGCCTTTGTTACTTGGCGACGAGTGCCAGCCACGGAACGCATTCAGTATTTATTTAAGCTGAAAATCCTGCTAGAAACCCATCTCGATGAGTTATGCCGTTTAATTACCCTAGAATGTGGCAAAACCTTGGCAGAATCCCGGGGAGAGTGGCAACGGGCGATTGAAAATGTGGAGGTGGCCTGTGGGATTCCGTTGTTAATGCAAGGATACAATTCCGAAGATATTGCCCGGGGGATTGATGAGATCATGATTCGTCAACCGTTGGGAGTGACGGCGATTATTGCCCCGTTTAACTTTCCGGGGATGATCCCTTTTTGGTTTTTACCCTATGCGATCGCCTGTGGCAATACTGTTGTCATCAAACCTTCGGAAAAAGTCCCCCTCACCATGCAGAGGACTCTAGAACTTATCGCCCAGACAGGACTTCCGGCCGGGGTGGTGAATTTGGTCAATGGGGCCAAAACCGTAGTCGATGCTATTTTAGAACACCCCACCATCCGGGCGATTAGTTTTGTGGGATCGTCTCCGGTGGCTAAATATGTCTATGGGAAAGCGGCCACTCACGGGAAGCGCGTCCAGTGTCAAGGGGGGGCGAAAAACCCGATTATTATTTTCCCCGATGCCGACCCCAACTTAACGCCCAAAATTGCCGCCGATAGTGCCTTTGGTTGTGCCGGACAGCGCTGTTTAGCGGCCTCTCTCGCGGTGACGGTGGGGGAAGCGCGGGACTGGTTTATTGAGGCCATGACAGAAGTCGCCCAGACGCGCATTGTGGGGGATGGGTTAAATCCAGAAGTCCAGATGGGGCCAGTCATTACCCCCCAAAGTCAAGCCAGAATTGAACAATTGATAGAACAGGGGATCTCAGAGGGGGCGACTCCCTTAGTTGATGGTCGGGGGACTACCATTGCCGGGTATGAACAGGGGAATTTTATCCGGCCGACTCTCTTAAATCATCTGCCACCGGATAGCACTTTAGCGCAAACAGAGATTTTCGGTCCGGTGTTAGGGATTGTACAAGTAGATCGCTTGGAAACCGCCCTAGAATGGGTCAATCGCGGACAATGGGGCAATATGGCTTGTATTTTTACCCAAAGTGGTGCGATCGCCCGTCAATTTCGCTATGAAGCCGAAGCGGGGAATATTGGGATTAATATTGGAGTCGCCGCACCGATGGCCTTTTTCCCCTTTAGTGGCCAGAAAGAGAGCTTTTTTGGGGATTTACATGGTCAGGGAAAACACGCGGTTGAGTTTTTTACTCAAACCAAGGTTGTCGTTGAACGTTGGTTTGAGGATTGGAGTCGGTTGTTTTAA
- a CDS encoding glycine betaine ABC transporter substrate-binding protein: MFRIRSLLLPFILALVTFWIAIACNSLPGSGEMVIRVGSKNVAEQWILGEMYALALEDHGFTVERKLNLPGTTAAHNSLTRGEVDLYPEYTGTALLSVLKLPGNSDRQVVYETVKESYQEQFNLIWLAPSPMSNTQALVMTPQKSQEYRINTLSDVVAQAERLVMVGPPEFQEKEDGLPGIEEVYGPFTLKNYIAVSPEFRYSTLMSGEAHIAVGSSTDGEISAFKLVMLQDDKNFFPPYQVAPVVRANVLKKHPEVADILDNITTQITDSIMQDLNYEVTGKQQDPAMVAHDFLQKIQVLGKN; this comes from the coding sequence ATGTTTCGTATTCGCTCCTTGCTGTTGCCCTTCATTCTTGCTCTTGTTACCTTCTGGATTGCGATCGCCTGCAATAGTCTCCCAGGCAGCGGAGAGATGGTGATTCGAGTAGGATCTAAGAATGTTGCCGAACAGTGGATTTTAGGAGAAATGTATGCTTTAGCGTTAGAAGATCATGGTTTCACCGTAGAACGCAAATTAAATTTACCTGGCACCACCGCCGCTCACAATAGTTTAACCCGAGGGGAAGTGGATTTATACCCAGAATATACAGGGACAGCTTTATTAAGTGTGTTGAAATTGCCCGGAAATAGCGATCGCCAAGTAGTCTATGAAACGGTGAAAGAAAGTTATCAAGAGCAGTTTAATTTAATCTGGTTAGCGCCCTCCCCTATGAGCAATACCCAGGCACTCGTTATGACTCCCCAAAAGTCTCAAGAGTATAGGATAAACACCCTTTCTGATGTGGTCGCCCAAGCGGAGCGTTTAGTTATGGTGGGGCCGCCTGAATTTCAAGAAAAGGAGGACGGTTTACCGGGTATTGAGGAAGTCTATGGTCCTTTTACTCTCAAAAATTATATTGCGGTTTCCCCTGAATTTCGCTACAGTACCTTAATGTCAGGGGAAGCGCATATTGCGGTGGGGTCTAGTACCGATGGCGAAATTAGTGCCTTTAAGTTGGTGATGTTACAGGATGATAAGAACTTTTTCCCCCCCTATCAAGTCGCTCCAGTGGTGCGGGCAAATGTGTTAAAAAAACACCCAGAAGTTGCAGATATTTTGGATAATATTACCACCCAAATTACTGATTCTATTATGCAGGATCTGAATTATGAAGTGACAGGAAAGCAACAAGATCCCGCCATGGTTGCCCATGATTTTTTACAAAAAATTCAGGTTTTGGGGAAAAATTAG
- the purM gene encoding phosphoribosylformylglycinamidine cyclo-ligase encodes MDYRAAGVDVEAGRSFVQRIRQSVESTQRPEVLGKLGGFAGCFALPTGYQNPVLVSGTDGVGTKLKIAQAVNVHHTVGIDLVAMCVNDILTLGAEPLFFLDYLATGKLNPEQLAEVVAGIAEGCRQSGCAILGGETAEMPGFYPVGEYDLAGFCVGIVERERILDGSLVELGDIAIALPSHGVHSNGFSLVRKIIDTKGLSWSDCPPALGGASLGEIFLTPTRIYVKPILSALKSGLEIHGMAHITGGGLPENLPRCVQENQGVKVNRKAWLIPPLFEWLAQMGDVAEAAMFETFNMGVGFVVIVPPGEVESAIAYFQSHDLSAFVLGEVIPGKQNLVIN; translated from the coding sequence ATGGATTATCGAGCAGCAGGGGTTGATGTGGAGGCGGGACGCTCTTTTGTCCAGCGTATTCGTCAATCGGTGGAGAGTACCCAACGGCCGGAGGTTTTGGGAAAGTTGGGGGGGTTTGCGGGGTGTTTTGCCTTGCCAACGGGGTATCAGAATCCGGTTTTGGTGTCGGGAACCGATGGGGTGGGAACGAAGCTGAAAATTGCCCAAGCGGTGAATGTTCATCACACGGTGGGGATTGATTTGGTGGCGATGTGTGTGAATGATATTCTCACTCTGGGGGCTGAACCTTTGTTTTTTTTGGATTATTTGGCGACGGGGAAGTTGAATCCGGAGCAGTTGGCGGAGGTGGTGGCTGGCATTGCGGAAGGTTGTCGTCAAAGTGGCTGCGCGATTTTGGGGGGAGAAACGGCGGAAATGCCGGGGTTTTATCCGGTGGGGGAGTATGATTTAGCGGGGTTTTGTGTGGGGATTGTGGAACGGGAGCGGATTTTAGATGGTTCTCTGGTTGAGTTGGGGGATATTGCGATCGCACTTCCGAGTCACGGAGTCCACAGTAATGGCTTTTCTTTGGTGCGCAAAATCATTGACACCAAGGGGTTAAGCTGGTCTGATTGTCCCCCGGCTTTGGGGGGTGCTAGTTTAGGGGAAATCTTCCTCACTCCCACTCGTATCTATGTGAAGCCCATCCTCAGTGCTTTAAAGTCTGGGCTGGAGATTCACGGCATGGCTCATATTACTGGGGGAGGCTTGCCGGAAAATCTCCCCCGTTGTGTGCAGGAGAATCAAGGGGTGAAAGTTAATCGAAAAGCTTGGTTGATTCCTCCTCTGTTTGAATGGTTAGCTCAAATGGGGGATGTTGCTGAAGCGGCAATGTTTGAAACTTTCAATATGGGGGTGGGTTTTGTGGTCATTGTGCCGCCGGGTGAAGTGGAATCTGCGATCGCCTATTTTCAATCTCATGATCTTTCTGCTTTTGTTCTCGGGGAAGTCATTCCCGGAAAGCAGAATCTTGTTATAAATTAG
- a CDS encoding septal ring lytic transglycosylase RlpA family protein has product MNHKLWSSLTATVLSTALSTAVTYNANASEPVIPTGIEGTEAALEELYGDSVYLAQTEEEIAASDPQTSGNRGSLTTIFPHAVGEYQGATLYVRRIPLLTFVGTDSANIAAKSLTPSFLTPEQIRQGQGVQVNQSNDDPVWRATVVADRINQMSQEEASSITLAWNAEQEAYIIKAGETELVRVDPKTQLPDSTNNWDQDALQAANRLRRLLGGAEPLSAGDVQMRPTRAARSVRPSQRVAVGRINGQYQGMASWYGPGFHGRRSASGERFNQNALTAAHRTLPFGTQVRVTNLNNGRSVVVRINDRGPFIRGRIIDLSRGAASAIGMLGSGVAPVQVEVIE; this is encoded by the coding sequence ATGAATCACAAACTCTGGTCTAGCCTAACTGCCACCGTCCTCAGCACCGCGCTTAGTACGGCTGTCACCTATAACGCCAATGCCTCCGAGCCAGTCATCCCCACCGGGATTGAAGGCACAGAAGCCGCCTTGGAAGAATTGTATGGGGATTCTGTCTACCTCGCTCAGACAGAGGAGGAGATTGCTGCTAGTGATCCCCAAACCTCGGGTAACAGAGGCAGCTTGACCACAATTTTCCCCCATGCGGTAGGAGAATACCAAGGCGCAACCTTGTATGTACGTCGTATTCCTCTTCTGACCTTCGTGGGAACCGACTCGGCCAACATTGCCGCCAAGAGTTTAACTCCCAGTTTCTTGACTCCTGAACAAATCCGTCAAGGTCAAGGAGTACAGGTTAATCAATCCAATGATGACCCCGTTTGGCGCGCTACAGTGGTCGCAGACCGCATTAACCAAATGTCTCAGGAAGAAGCCTCTTCTATTACTTTAGCGTGGAATGCCGAACAGGAAGCCTATATTATCAAAGCAGGTGAGACAGAATTAGTCCGAGTAGACCCTAAAACCCAGTTACCCGATAGTACCAATAACTGGGATCAAGACGCACTACAAGCGGCGAATCGCTTGCGTCGTCTGTTAGGGGGAGCAGAGCCTTTAAGTGCGGGAGACGTGCAGATGCGTCCCACTCGTGCCGCTCGTTCCGTCCGTCCCTCTCAACGGGTCGCGGTAGGGCGAATTAATGGACAATATCAGGGGATGGCTTCTTGGTACGGCCCAGGATTCCATGGTCGCCGGAGTGCAAGCGGGGAGCGTTTTAATCAAAACGCTTTAACGGCTGCTCACCGGACGTTACCCTTTGGAACACAAGTTCGGGTGACAAACTTAAATAATGGTCGCTCTGTGGTCGTCCGCATCAATGACCGGGGGCCCTTTATTCGCGGTCGAATTATTGATTTATCTCGGGGTGCAGCGAGTGCTATTGGAATGTTAGGGAGCGGTGTTGCTCCGGTTCAAGTGGAAGTGATTGAGTGA
- a CDS encoding NAD(P)-dependent oxidoreductase, whose translation MSQTVAFLGLGVMGGYMAANLARQGYTVQGWNRTPQKSGVEIAASAGVQIVPTIEAAVREADVVFSCVGDVPDVEAVLLGASGAAHYAAPQTLLVDFSTIGSQGAKTIAHALAHHNLRFLDAPISGGDVGAKNGTLTIMVGGSESDFQAALPYFEAMGQNIRLCGPVGSGQAVKMCNQILCALNLVGICEAMLLAQKQGLDPQIVVEVCGTGAAGSWALSNLGLKVATGDFAPGFMIKHILKDLRLVREIAETARQELPGVALAEDLFKRVEALDELAQEQGTQAMMRAYLGLAE comes from the coding sequence ATGAGTCAAACCGTAGCATTTCTAGGATTAGGGGTCATGGGAGGCTATATGGCCGCTAATTTAGCCCGTCAAGGCTACACCGTGCAAGGATGGAATCGTACCCCCCAAAAATCCGGGGTAGAGATTGCCGCCAGCGCAGGCGTTCAAATTGTACCGACGATTGAAGCGGCCGTCAGAGAAGCCGATGTGGTCTTCTCCTGTGTGGGGGATGTTCCTGATGTAGAAGCCGTATTATTAGGAGCATCGGGAGCCGCCCATTATGCCGCCCCCCAGACCTTGCTGGTGGATTTTAGTACCATTGGCAGTCAAGGGGCAAAAACCATTGCTCACGCCCTAGCCCACCACAATCTACGCTTTCTTGATGCCCCCATTTCTGGGGGAGATGTGGGAGCAAAAAACGGCACCTTAACCATTATGGTGGGGGGCAGTGAGTCAGATTTTCAGGCCGCTTTGCCCTATTTTGAGGCAATGGGTCAAAATATCCGCCTTTGTGGTCCGGTTGGCAGTGGACAAGCGGTTAAAATGTGTAATCAAATCCTCTGCGCCTTGAATTTGGTCGGGATTTGTGAGGCGATGTTATTGGCCCAAAAACAAGGCCTTGACCCCCAAATTGTTGTAGAAGTTTGTGGCACCGGGGCGGCTGGATCTTGGGCGCTGTCCAATTTGGGGCTAAAGGTGGCGACCGGGGACTTTGCACCGGGCTTTATGATTAAACATATCCTCAAGGATTTGCGTCTAGTGCGGGAGATTGCCGAAACAGCGCGGCAGGAGTTACCGGGGGTGGCCTTGGCGGAGGATTTGTTTAAACGAGTAGAAGCTTTGGATGAGTTGGCGCAGGAACAAGGCACTCAAGCCATGATGCGGGCTTATTTAGGGCTTGCTGAATAA